One Aminobacterium mobile DSM 12262 genomic window carries:
- the rpe gene encoding ribulose-phosphate 3-epimerase gives MARSLPIGKKSHSFFVAPSLLSADVLNMEKSISSLQEQHDWLHLDIMDGHFVPNLSYGPSLAKAMRACYPQEVLDVHLMVEPPEDFIEAFASAKPDYLTVHVEATPHLHRVLSRIRSLGCRPGVALNPATPSEWVYPVLHMVDLVLIMSVNPGFGGQSFISETLEKTINIYRYREAQGLSFAIEMDGGIGRNSIRQVVASGCDVVVMGSSVFGTPDPAETIRELRACVKEAVVGEKGTTSNNS, from the coding sequence ATGGCAAGATCGCTACCGATAGGAAAAAAATCTCACTCTTTCTTTGTGGCACCATCTCTTCTTTCTGCCGATGTCTTAAACATGGAGAAGAGCATCTCTTCCTTACAGGAACAACATGATTGGCTTCATTTAGATATTATGGATGGCCATTTTGTTCCCAATCTATCTTATGGGCCATCTTTGGCTAAAGCGATGAGAGCTTGCTACCCTCAGGAAGTGCTAGATGTCCATCTCATGGTAGAGCCGCCAGAGGATTTTATAGAGGCTTTTGCTTCTGCTAAACCTGATTATCTTACAGTGCATGTAGAGGCTACGCCACATCTCCATAGAGTGTTATCAAGAATAAGGAGTCTTGGTTGCCGGCCAGGGGTTGCTCTTAACCCGGCAACGCCATCGGAATGGGTTTACCCTGTACTGCACATGGTAGATCTTGTTTTAATCATGTCGGTAAATCCTGGTTTTGGTGGGCAGTCTTTTATATCTGAGACATTAGAGAAAACGATAAATATCTATCGATATCGTGAAGCGCAAGGCTTGTCTTTTGCTATAGAAATGGATGGCGGCATTGGTCGTAATTCTATAAGGCAGGTAGTTGCTTCTGGATGCGATGTAGTAGTCATGGGAAGTTCCGTTTTTGGAACCCCAGACCCTGCTGAGACAATTCGTGAATTAAGAGCTTGTGTTAAGGAGGCAGTGGTCGGTGAAAAAGGAACGACGTCAAATAACTCTTGA
- the rimO gene encoding 30S ribosomal protein S12 methylthiotransferase RimO gives MNIYVINLGCAKNSVDSENLIGMLEGSGFHVVKKLEEAQVALVNTCGFIQPAVEESIDVILDLEKMKQKGHLQKIGVVGCLVNRYGEDLKKELPTVDIWARSEEWESVILQLGGAPAPWHRGQLPETRLWSRYLKVGEGCDSFCSYCTIPSIRGRARSYPIERLVNQATRLVEEGAKEICLVGQDLTIYGRDIYGKSSLLSLLNALSCAIPQSVWLRLLYLHPDRIDSNFIDCLGDVPGVLPYLDIPIQHVDEHILRAMNRKGTESSLRHLFEYIRAKNPLFALRTTLIVGFPGETDVQFEKVLDFLEDMEIDRVGAFTYCQEDGTVAATLSEQIPQDVKEERYRRLMELQSDISWRRQQLFEGKELMVLVEEKDIEEGIAWGRSYRDAPEVDGLVGIINGAHLQEGALVNVKIKEASEYDLLGVEVPR, from the coding sequence GTGAACATTTATGTCATTAATTTAGGTTGTGCTAAAAATTCTGTAGATAGTGAAAATCTTATTGGCATGTTGGAAGGCTCCGGGTTTCACGTAGTAAAAAAACTTGAAGAGGCTCAGGTTGCATTGGTGAATACGTGTGGATTTATCCAACCAGCAGTCGAAGAGAGTATCGATGTGATTCTTGACCTTGAAAAAATGAAACAAAAAGGACATTTACAGAAGATTGGAGTTGTTGGCTGTCTTGTTAATCGTTATGGAGAAGATCTGAAGAAAGAGCTGCCTACTGTAGATATTTGGGCTCGTTCCGAGGAGTGGGAATCTGTAATTTTGCAACTTGGGGGGGCACCAGCACCCTGGCATCGAGGTCAGCTACCAGAGACTCGTTTGTGGAGCCGCTATCTGAAAGTAGGAGAAGGTTGCGATAGTTTTTGCTCCTATTGTACAATTCCTTCTATTCGTGGTCGTGCGCGGAGTTACCCCATCGAAAGGCTTGTCAATCAGGCGACCCGCCTTGTGGAAGAAGGAGCTAAAGAGATATGTTTGGTAGGGCAGGATCTTACCATTTACGGAAGAGATATTTACGGAAAGTCTTCTCTTCTATCGCTTCTCAATGCCCTTTCTTGCGCTATTCCTCAGAGTGTATGGCTTCGGCTTCTCTACCTTCATCCCGACAGAATCGACAGTAATTTTATAGATTGTCTTGGTGATGTTCCAGGGGTTCTGCCTTATTTGGATATACCCATCCAGCATGTGGACGAGCATATTTTAAGAGCTATGAATAGAAAGGGGACAGAATCATCTCTTCGTCACCTTTTTGAATATATACGGGCAAAAAACCCTCTTTTTGCTCTCCGTACAACCTTGATTGTCGGTTTCCCAGGAGAAACAGATGTCCAATTCGAAAAAGTTCTTGATTTTTTGGAAGATATGGAAATCGATAGAGTTGGAGCCTTTACCTATTGCCAGGAAGATGGGACTGTGGCGGCAACATTATCTGAACAAATTCCCCAAGATGTCAAAGAAGAGCGCTATCGTCGTCTTATGGAGCTTCAATCCGATATATCATGGCGTAGACAGCAGCTTTTTGAAGGGAAAGAGCTCATGGTCCTTGTGGAAGAGAAAGATATAGAAGAAGGAATAGCGTGGGGCCGTTCATATCGTGATGCTCCGGAAGTTGACGGTCTTGTGGGCATTATAAATGGGGCACATCTCCAGGAAGGGGCTTTGGTGAACGTAAAAATAAAAGAAGCTTCCGAGTATGATTTGTTAGGTGTGGAGGTTCCCCGATGA
- the thpR gene encoding RNA 2',3'-cyclic phosphodiesterase gives MPVFIRAFVCIEIPEEERKKIASVLSLLKKEYPNLKWVAPSGLHVTLKFCGELQEDQLQLFSSSLKKSLAQAVTKPFQIRLGSIGGFPSLRSPRVLWVGVSEGAPVLEELKNIVETSGFSAGLEKEERPFHPHLTLARIRYGKGVPQELEERLKKIDFSGLRWEAHQMILMQSQLRPEGPFYTPLETYSL, from the coding sequence ATGCCTGTTTTTATCAGAGCCTTTGTTTGTATAGAAATACCGGAAGAGGAACGAAAAAAAATTGCTTCCGTCCTCTCTCTGCTAAAAAAAGAATACCCTAACTTGAAATGGGTTGCCCCTAGCGGATTGCATGTGACCCTTAAGTTCTGTGGAGAGTTGCAAGAAGACCAATTGCAACTTTTTTCTTCCTCTTTGAAGAAATCTTTAGCTCAAGCAGTAACAAAGCCTTTCCAGATACGTCTTGGCTCTATAGGAGGATTCCCTTCTTTGCGCTCTCCTCGCGTTTTGTGGGTGGGCGTAAGTGAGGGTGCCCCTGTTCTTGAAGAGCTGAAAAACATAGTAGAAACCTCTGGCTTTTCAGCAGGATTAGAGAAGGAGGAGCGCCCGTTCCATCCCCACCTTACCCTGGCTCGCATCCGATACGGCAAAGGAGTCCCACAGGAACTAGAGGAGCGTCTTAAGAAAATAGATTTTTCTGGCCTTCGTTGGGAGGCTCATCAGATGATTCTTATGCAAAGCCAACTTCGGCCGGAAGGCCCTTTTTATACTCCACTGGAAACATATTCCTTGTAA
- a CDS encoding phosphatidylglycerophosphatase A, translating into MRKLSLAGAISTLGGLGFFSSMPGTLGSGVAFLFALILPIPLWGIVAVMFLGIWASGRYAAETCQKDPKEVVVDEVVGTWIAMYGLPAGFLLPALFLFRVIDILKPIPVSTAEKLPGGVGIVADDVVGGILSNLLLWGFHWLYYGGGFQYLFGR; encoded by the coding sequence ATGAGGAAACTTTCATTAGCGGGGGCTATTAGCACCCTTGGAGGGCTGGGGTTTTTCTCTTCCATGCCCGGGACCTTGGGGTCAGGAGTTGCGTTTCTTTTTGCTTTAATTCTCCCTATTCCATTGTGGGGGATTGTAGCTGTAATGTTTTTAGGTATCTGGGCCTCTGGCCGCTACGCTGCGGAAACATGCCAGAAAGACCCTAAGGAAGTAGTTGTGGATGAGGTAGTAGGGACATGGATTGCTATGTATGGCTTACCAGCGGGGTTCCTCTTGCCGGCGCTTTTCCTCTTTCGCGTTATAGATATTCTTAAACCTATCCCTGTTTCTACAGCTGAAAAACTTCCCGGGGGAGTTGGAATTGTTGCAGATGATGTGGTAGGCGGTATTTTATCTAATTTACTGCTTTGGGGATTCCATTGGCTTTACTACGGAGGAGGTTTTCAATATCTTTTTGGGAGATGA
- a CDS encoding zinc metallopeptidase → MFPLFFDPTFVLLVPAVILAFWAQMKVRSAYSQYSRVLSRRGVTGAEAARALLDRFGMTGVPIQRVAGNLTDHYDPRDKTLHLSEGVYNSSSIAAIGVAAHEVGHAIQHQENYAPLKFRNAVVPAVGIGSSLAFPLFFLGLLFRGPILMDVGILLFVGVIVFHLVTLPVEFDASSRALRLLGNTGMLASDEVQGAKVVLNAAALTYVAAAVMAFAQLARLLVLRGMFGNRD, encoded by the coding sequence GTGTTTCCTCTTTTTTTCGACCCAACATTTGTTCTGCTTGTCCCGGCTGTTATTTTAGCCTTTTGGGCTCAGATGAAGGTGAGAAGCGCATATTCACAATACAGTCGTGTCCTTTCTCGAAGAGGAGTCACTGGTGCCGAAGCAGCGCGTGCGTTGCTTGATCGTTTTGGAATGACAGGTGTTCCTATTCAAAGAGTTGCGGGGAACCTTACAGACCATTATGATCCTAGAGATAAAACTCTTCATCTGTCAGAGGGTGTCTATAATAGTTCGAGTATAGCTGCAATAGGCGTGGCAGCTCATGAAGTGGGCCATGCTATTCAGCATCAGGAGAATTATGCCCCCTTAAAGTTTCGTAACGCTGTAGTTCCAGCTGTGGGAATAGGGTCTTCTCTAGCTTTCCCTCTCTTTTTCCTGGGATTGCTTTTTCGTGGCCCGATTCTAATGGATGTTGGAATTCTCCTTTTTGTTGGTGTAATTGTCTTTCACCTGGTTACGTTGCCTGTTGAATTTGACGCGAGCTCAAGGGCGTTACGTTTGCTAGGGAATACGGGCATGTTGGCCTCAGATGAAGTTCAGGGAGCTAAAGTTGTTCTTAATGCAGCGGCTCTTACCTATGTTGCAGCTGCAGTTATGGCTTTCGCCCAATTGGCACGGCTTTTAGTGCTTCGCGGGATGTTTGGTAATCGCGATTAG
- a CDS encoding PASTA domain-containing protein, producing the protein MNKMYKWVMLLILLIIVISGGIAVFTIWTGGKGLAVPPLKEMSVVEAVDEAHRLGLKVKIEQIESNLPSGTVLTQWPDPGTKIKQDTTIILKVSKGGNRVPLPDVRGFEYSQALKKLEEAGFQTGDVLRIQDESRPAGTVVAQSPAAPVMVENSRKVDLLISLGQVTQSGQISVPDVLQRQEATARKMLEEAGLAVSNIERVYTQNSPEGMVIAMRPSAGSTLKRGQGVVLQVATLRKPVEEVSSSQVVAIPGASLIEDQATTTVQPDVATQPKSSGTMVPVIPPKSKEKVTATTPSQTSSSTSGGESKTTEVRKTAPVPAGGKIAKVRYQVPPLTRPMPLKIEMVDGNGTRVLLNKEVKGGEYISLESPYVDEGVVTIFLGGEFVWQDRYR; encoded by the coding sequence ATGAATAAAATGTATAAGTGGGTCATGCTTTTGATCCTTCTTATTATTGTTATTTCAGGAGGAATAGCGGTTTTCACTATCTGGACTGGTGGGAAGGGATTGGCAGTTCCTCCTTTAAAAGAGATGTCGGTAGTAGAAGCAGTAGATGAGGCGCATCGTCTCGGCCTTAAGGTGAAAATAGAGCAAATAGAGTCGAATCTCCCGAGTGGGACAGTCCTTACTCAATGGCCTGATCCAGGCACTAAGATTAAGCAAGATACCACTATTATCCTTAAAGTGAGTAAAGGGGGCAATAGGGTTCCTTTGCCAGATGTTCGAGGCTTTGAGTACTCTCAAGCCCTTAAAAAACTAGAAGAAGCGGGCTTCCAAACAGGAGATGTTTTGCGCATTCAAGATGAATCTCGCCCTGCGGGTACTGTCGTTGCTCAAAGCCCAGCTGCTCCCGTGATGGTGGAAAACAGTAGAAAAGTCGATCTTTTAATAAGCTTGGGGCAAGTAACTCAGAGTGGTCAAATTTCTGTCCCGGATGTATTACAGAGACAAGAAGCTACAGCACGGAAAATGTTAGAAGAGGCAGGTCTTGCCGTTTCAAATATAGAGAGAGTTTATACTCAAAACTCTCCAGAGGGCATGGTCATTGCTATGCGTCCTAGCGCAGGAAGCACCCTCAAACGAGGTCAAGGCGTGGTTCTTCAGGTTGCGACTCTCAGGAAGCCTGTTGAAGAAGTCTCCTCTTCTCAGGTGGTGGCGATTCCAGGTGCTTCTCTTATAGAAGATCAGGCCACAACAACCGTTCAGCCAGATGTGGCAACTCAACCGAAGAGTTCTGGAACTATGGTTCCTGTAATTCCTCCAAAGTCTAAAGAAAAAGTGACAGCTACTACACCTTCCCAAACCTCTTCTTCAACGTCAGGAGGGGAAAGCAAAACGACTGAAGTTCGGAAAACGGCTCCAGTTCCTGCTGGTGGCAAAATAGCGAAAGTCCGTTATCAAGTACCGCCCCTTACCAGGCCGATGCCGTTGAAGATAGAGATGGTGGATGGGAATGGTACTCGTGTTCTTTTAAATAAGGAAGTTAAAGGAGGAGAGTATATCTCCCTGGAATCGCCTTATGTAGATGAAGGTGTAGTGACTATATTCCTGGGAGGTGAATTTGTATGGCAAGATCGCTACCGATAG
- a CDS encoding RsmB/NOP family class I SAM-dependent RNA methyltransferase yields MRGIEAALCVLEDVSKGKFASESLRHFSENMNDGDRILAASLIYATLRRQSLWRAVVGRFLRPSFESLSKKTRNALILGTAGLLELKHFIPRVLVSALVQEIKESGRPQEARIVNAVLRRVEENGRAFLETLERSSGIQEQSLLAGVPLWVAYQWKDVLGYNDTLKLFKLFRMRPYASLRVFPQGHVPIVVENLKKIGIRGWASPLLDYSIRTASSVFPLDIPGFKEGQVTVQSESSMLVADIVAQFWKEGLILDMCAGRGVKAGQLASLLPHATIEAWELSKGRYHAARREKERLSLGARVVFRQGDALQMTPQMLPNLVFLDAPCSGSGTWNRHPEGRWALSKEKLENLVFLQKKLLRKGVSLVAPGGFIVYSTCSLMKQENEQVVAEILAENEDLVEMSIPLGGRYIKKGRPWGTYIWPELPWLDGFFIAAILKRNREV; encoded by the coding sequence ATGAGAGGTATAGAAGCTGCACTTTGTGTTCTTGAAGATGTTTCCAAAGGGAAATTTGCTAGCGAGTCGTTGCGCCATTTCTCAGAAAATATGAATGATGGAGATCGTATACTAGCAGCTTCCCTTATTTACGCGACTCTTCGTCGTCAATCATTATGGAGGGCTGTTGTGGGGCGTTTCCTTCGCCCATCCTTCGAGTCTCTTTCCAAGAAGACTCGAAACGCATTGATTCTTGGAACGGCAGGTCTTTTAGAGTTGAAACACTTTATTCCGAGGGTCCTTGTAAGTGCCCTTGTTCAGGAAATAAAAGAAAGTGGGCGTCCGCAAGAGGCTCGAATTGTAAATGCCGTATTACGGAGGGTGGAAGAGAACGGGCGAGCTTTCCTTGAAACGTTGGAAAGGAGCAGTGGTATCCAAGAACAATCTCTTCTGGCAGGGGTCCCTTTGTGGGTCGCGTATCAATGGAAAGATGTGTTGGGGTATAATGATACTTTAAAATTATTTAAACTTTTTAGAATGCGTCCATACGCGTCCCTTCGAGTTTTTCCTCAGGGGCACGTTCCTATTGTTGTTGAAAATCTAAAAAAAATAGGGATACGAGGCTGGGCTTCTCCTTTGCTTGATTATTCCATACGAACAGCTTCTTCTGTTTTTCCTCTCGATATTCCTGGTTTTAAAGAAGGGCAAGTAACAGTCCAGAGCGAGTCTTCGATGCTTGTAGCGGATATAGTGGCTCAATTTTGGAAAGAAGGTCTTATCCTTGATATGTGCGCTGGGCGAGGAGTAAAGGCAGGGCAACTCGCATCTCTGTTGCCCCATGCTACCATTGAAGCTTGGGAACTTTCGAAAGGACGTTACCATGCTGCTCGAAGGGAAAAGGAGCGTCTTTCCCTGGGGGCGCGGGTTGTTTTTCGTCAAGGGGATGCCCTTCAAATGACGCCACAAATGCTACCTAACCTTGTTTTTCTTGACGCCCCTTGCTCTGGCAGCGGTACATGGAATAGACATCCAGAGGGGCGTTGGGCTTTATCAAAAGAAAAATTAGAAAATCTAGTGTTTCTCCAGAAAAAACTTTTAAGAAAAGGAGTATCGCTAGTTGCGCCAGGTGGTTTCATCGTTTACTCTACTTGTAGTCTTATGAAGCAGGAAAATGAGCAGGTTGTTGCTGAAATTTTAGCCGAAAATGAGGATCTTGTAGAAATGTCAATCCCGCTCGGTGGGCGGTATATAAAAAAAGGGAGACCTTGGGGTACATATATATGGCCGGAATTGCCTTGGCTTGACGGCTTTTTTATAGCTGCAATCCTGAAAAGAAATCGGGAGGTTTAG
- a CDS encoding helix-turn-helix domain-containing protein: MKKERRQITLEELGRAVRERREQRGLNLDDVADLTKIRAQFLENIEEGRYEDFPGIVYVRGFVRTYLRIIEAEDLWEYYKPLLYDMEKQEGEDSLIGACTPPAKGFRLASRFWVILVLVLAVVGTGWYVWYTWNEKGFHMEQGMQGEGKESSQSYQNEKAPSEIISPDIMLFSKDIPSLGIQSAVSQPENPLFSSPDVVLPQEPQKPAEPKLPKLEIVSTGKCWIQIRDGNATIYQGILSKGQTYSLEVTGRVVVTYGRPNDVRITWNGEELGHVGNGGRVERYFYSKDGKMGKVKE, from the coding sequence GTGAAAAAGGAACGACGTCAAATAACTCTTGAGGAACTTGGTCGAGCGGTACGGGAGAGGCGAGAGCAACGTGGTTTGAATCTTGATGATGTAGCTGATCTAACGAAAATTAGAGCTCAGTTTCTTGAGAACATTGAGGAGGGGCGGTATGAAGATTTCCCCGGCATTGTTTATGTGCGGGGCTTTGTTCGTACCTATCTTCGTATTATAGAGGCGGAGGATCTATGGGAATATTACAAGCCCCTTTTGTATGATATGGAGAAACAGGAAGGAGAAGATTCTCTTATAGGGGCGTGTACTCCTCCAGCGAAGGGGTTTCGCTTGGCTTCTCGCTTTTGGGTCATTCTTGTATTGGTATTGGCTGTGGTAGGAACGGGATGGTATGTTTGGTATACATGGAATGAAAAAGGTTTTCATATGGAACAGGGAATGCAGGGGGAAGGAAAAGAGAGTTCTCAAAGCTATCAAAATGAAAAGGCCCCCAGTGAAATTATCTCTCCAGATATAATGCTTTTCTCTAAAGATATTCCGTCTTTGGGCATTCAAAGTGCTGTATCTCAGCCGGAAAATCCGCTTTTTTCAAGTCCTGACGTAGTCCTACCTCAGGAGCCTCAAAAGCCTGCGGAGCCGAAATTGCCTAAGCTTGAAATAGTAAGTACAGGAAAGTGTTGGATCCAGATACGTGATGGTAACGCTACAATTTATCAAGGAATCCTTTCTAAGGGACAAACGTATTCCCTGGAAGTAACGGGTAGAGTGGTAGTGACATATGGACGTCCTAACGATGTCCGAATTACTTGGAATGGAGAGGAACTTGGCCACGTTGGAAATGGTGGACGTGTAGAACGTTACTTTTATTCTAAAGACGGGAAGATGGGCAAGGTGAAAGAGTGA
- the recA gene encoding recombinase RecA — MAKKKNPQTREDILEQAIDDIRSKFGEGSIMRLGDPFKEQVEVISTGILPLDVALGIGGLPKGRIVEVFGPEGSGKTTVALHSIAEAQKSGGIAAFIDAEHALDPRLAASLGVDVQSLYVAQPDSGEQALYVLDTLVRSGAVDLVVVDSVAALTPQAEIDGKIGDSQVGLQARLMSYALRRLTSAISKSNCVVIFINQLRAKISTGYSSGPQETTTGGRALKFYSSVRIEVKRGKSLTKGDETIGHELWIKVVKNKQAPPFRSAHTSLVYGKGIPRGMAVLDMAIDLDVIKRKGSWLAYKGETIGQGKDNVAQYLEEHSDLMAEITNDVMGKVSEGLGFTLGFEEGEGGEEAEEENELPIEEGILELDEE, encoded by the coding sequence ATGGCTAAAAAGAAAAACCCGCAAACGCGGGAAGATATTCTCGAACAGGCTATAGACGATATTCGTAGTAAATTTGGAGAAGGATCCATTATGCGACTAGGCGATCCCTTCAAGGAGCAGGTAGAGGTTATTTCTACGGGTATTCTGCCTCTTGATGTGGCACTAGGGATAGGCGGACTTCCTAAGGGGAGAATTGTAGAAGTATTTGGTCCTGAAGGGTCAGGGAAAACAACTGTGGCCCTTCATAGCATAGCAGAAGCGCAAAAAAGCGGTGGTATAGCTGCTTTTATCGATGCGGAACATGCGTTGGATCCCAGATTAGCGGCATCATTAGGTGTGGATGTCCAATCTCTTTATGTCGCCCAACCTGATAGTGGTGAACAGGCTCTCTATGTGTTGGATACTCTTGTGCGTAGCGGTGCTGTGGATTTAGTGGTAGTAGATTCTGTAGCAGCATTAACTCCCCAAGCGGAAATTGATGGGAAAATAGGAGACAGCCAAGTCGGATTGCAAGCGCGTCTTATGTCCTATGCGTTGCGCCGGTTGACTTCGGCTATTTCTAAGAGCAACTGTGTTGTCATTTTTATAAATCAGCTTCGAGCCAAAATTAGCACTGGATACAGTTCTGGCCCTCAAGAAACTACTACAGGAGGGCGCGCACTCAAGTTTTACAGCTCTGTTCGCATTGAAGTAAAACGGGGGAAAAGTCTTACAAAAGGCGATGAAACTATCGGTCATGAGCTTTGGATAAAGGTGGTAAAAAACAAGCAAGCCCCTCCTTTCCGAAGTGCTCATACTTCTCTCGTTTATGGGAAAGGCATTCCTCGTGGCATGGCTGTGCTTGATATGGCCATTGACCTTGATGTAATAAAGCGAAAAGGATCATGGCTTGCTTACAAAGGGGAAACTATAGGCCAAGGGAAGGATAACGTAGCTCAGTATTTAGAGGAGCATAGCGATTTAATGGCGGAAATTACCAATGACGTTATGGGGAAAGTCTCTGAAGGTCTGGGCTTTACTCTTGGTTTTGAAGAGGGAGAAGGGGGCGAAGAAGCGGAAGAGGAGAACGAACTGCCTATTGAAGAGGGAATTCTAGAGCTCGACGAAGAATAA
- a CDS encoding nicotinamide-nucleotide amidohydrolase family protein, translating into MQTAVLLAIGDELLSGSRHDINCTWLASKLSEVGCLVREIEFIPDEEREIIEALRRWAGQVELVVLSGGLGPTHDDKTRQALASYLGVPLEVNHQAYNKIVGRYSLSERDAVERSRSTQGAIPQGTSPIHNSKGSALGISFRIDKTLFFSFPGVPVEFQAMAEESVLPLIYQGSARRLSLFVVGWAESLLKDKLAPALKRKDLHISILPSVNIIELALSGEDKKVEEVAAQIRSLVAEDCLPTDCTSIPQAIYHEGERTHWTLAAAESCTGGLVGAALTDVPGISAFFRGSAVCYSNEAKIKILSVPSFIIENKGAVSQECAAAMAEGARRIYEVDLAVSVTGIAGPEGGTQEKPVGTVCFGIATPKETRTFQRQFSGDRERVRKRSLAVALEYFWRVLKEVSV; encoded by the coding sequence ATGCAAACCGCAGTACTGTTAGCAATAGGCGATGAACTTTTAAGCGGTAGCAGACACGATATAAATTGCACTTGGCTCGCTTCTAAACTTTCTGAAGTCGGGTGTCTGGTTCGGGAAATTGAGTTTATACCAGATGAAGAGCGTGAAATTATCGAGGCCTTGAGAAGGTGGGCCGGACAAGTTGAGCTTGTAGTCCTTTCAGGGGGGTTAGGACCTACCCATGACGACAAGACCCGCCAAGCGCTAGCTTCTTACCTTGGGGTACCCCTAGAAGTTAATCATCAGGCATATAATAAAATTGTGGGACGCTATAGCCTCTCAGAGCGAGATGCAGTGGAACGATCAAGAAGCACCCAAGGAGCTATTCCGCAAGGCACATCTCCAATTCACAACTCTAAGGGATCAGCTTTAGGTATTTCCTTTCGCATTGATAAAACTCTCTTCTTCTCCTTCCCAGGAGTGCCCGTGGAATTTCAGGCTATGGCTGAAGAGTCTGTTCTTCCTTTAATATATCAAGGTTCGGCTCGGCGACTCTCTCTTTTTGTCGTGGGTTGGGCAGAAAGCCTTTTAAAAGATAAACTTGCTCCTGCTTTGAAAAGAAAAGATCTTCATATCTCTATTCTTCCCTCTGTTAACATTATAGAGCTGGCTTTAAGCGGAGAAGATAAAAAGGTGGAAGAAGTTGCCGCACAGATACGTTCGCTTGTTGCGGAAGATTGTCTTCCGACTGATTGCACCTCTATCCCTCAGGCTATTTATCATGAGGGAGAACGCACACATTGGACCCTCGCAGCAGCAGAATCATGTACAGGGGGCCTTGTGGGTGCTGCCTTGACCGATGTGCCGGGAATCTCTGCTTTTTTTCGAGGAAGCGCTGTTTGTTATAGCAATGAAGCAAAGATAAAGATTCTTTCAGTCCCTTCTTTTATTATAGAAAACAAAGGAGCTGTAAGCCAAGAGTGTGCCGCTGCCATGGCAGAAGGAGCACGTCGCATCTATGAAGTAGATCTGGCTGTATCTGTTACTGGAATAGCAGGCCCAGAAGGAGGAACACAAGAGAAACCTGTAGGAACGGTATGTTTTGGAATAGCCACGCCCAAAGAGACAAGAACATTTCAACGGCAATTTTCTGGAGATCGTGAGCGTGTACGCAAGAGATCTCTTGCCGTAGCTTTGGAATATTTTTGGCGTGTTCTGAAGGAGGTTTCTGTTTAA
- a CDS encoding DUF6391 domain-containing protein → MPFILLLLLFFIAPWAGFIALLLFVIFFLVFIPLGFAASSFIWLIAGPTQLFKVLFNKKVRKNHGLEHGTIHVLEESLGRCNIEGMAYDDGFSLRGLVDPASALYAARVALERMKRGESSLAVHPRCGTTIVVINTLSSLLFIVLLLATGTMGLLNVIVALLLSHLLGPALSTVVQRYVTTDSDVEDIEITGVEVRAVNTGWGGFSVYGPSQLFIRTRRKSEAIQPEVLFP, encoded by the coding sequence ATGCCTTTTATTCTTCTTCTGCTTTTGTTTTTTATAGCTCCATGGGCTGGATTTATAGCGTTGCTCCTTTTTGTGATTTTTTTCTTGGTATTTATCCCCTTAGGGTTTGCGGCCAGTTCTTTTATTTGGCTTATCGCGGGTCCTACTCAGCTATTTAAGGTTCTATTTAACAAAAAAGTTCGGAAGAATCATGGACTAGAACATGGGACAATTCACGTTCTGGAAGAATCCTTGGGACGTTGTAACATAGAAGGAATGGCTTATGATGATGGTTTTTCTCTGCGCGGTCTTGTAGATCCAGCTTCTGCTCTTTATGCCGCAAGAGTTGCTCTCGAACGAATGAAAAGAGGGGAGTCTTCTTTAGCTGTTCATCCTCGCTGTGGTACTACTATTGTGGTTATTAATACCCTTTCTTCCCTGCTATTTATAGTGCTTCTTTTAGCCACTGGTACTATGGGGTTGCTCAATGTAATAGTAGCCCTTTTATTATCTCATCTTTTGGGACCGGCTTTAAGCACTGTGGTACAACGATATGTTACAACAGATTCTGATGTAGAAGATATAGAGATTACAGGAGTAGAGGTGCGTGCAGTTAATACAGGATGGGGTGGCTTCTCTGTATATGGTCCGTCTCAGCTTTTTATTCGCACCCGTCGAAAATCTGAAGCTATTCAACCGGAGGTTCTTTTCCCATGA